In the genome of Tautonia rosea, the window CGTTCGCCGTCTATCTTCGCTTTGAAGCACCCAGGCCAGGCAAGGAAGCGCTCTACCATTCAGGTCGGTTCGACGATCATTTGCTCGCCCACAACGGCGACTGGACCCGACGGCTCTTTCCTCGCTTGAAGGTGGACCCTCACGGTCCGATCGCCCTGGCGGAGAACCGTCACCCAATCACCGAGGCTGGTCTGGCTCACCTGGCTCGCAAACTCCTTCATTTCCGGAAACTCGATCTGGACGATCCAAGGGCCGAAACCATCCTCGATCGGGAAATCGACGAGAACGGCAAACTTTGGTATTGCTCAACACACTCTCACTCGTCGTTCACCGAGGATCGTCCATTTGCTTATGTCGAGATCCGCTACTGTCCCGAATTGTTGATCCCCCTCCACATCGTCAGCTACGACTGGCCGCAACCGGGATGTGACGACGGCGAACTCCAGCTCGCCGAACGCTATCATTACGAGAACGTGAATTTCGATATCACCTTCTCGGAACTCGACTTCGATCCGACCAATCCCGATTACGGCTTCCAGCGATATTGAGTTCCGATTCCAGGCAAGGCTGAGGCGCGGCCTCGTGCATTAAGGTCATGTATTGATCTTCACCCCATCCGCCAGCCGAGCTCGGCGGATCTGATCTTCGTTCTGAAGACCTCGGACCAGGGCTCGCAAGTTTCTGGCATTTTGCCCCAGGTCTCCCTTGCCAATCCGGGACTGGCTCCTGGCCATCAGGAGCGATCCTCGGGAATCAGGCTCGAAGATAATGTGGACATCATCCACGAAACGAAACACGCGAGTTGTATGCGTGGCGTGGATCATTGCTCGATCCTCGTAAACCGCTTCGATCTTCCAGCGCGG includes:
- a CDS encoding DUF1571 domain-containing protein → MVANRASACLQARRWWVAIPSLMVPMGLVAGFCWWLTPSLESLKSDVAQEHRASRSNDLVQVGVANADETSEQLDLLPDWPEHRLEGQEAKQYLLDFMEYAVQKLDQVDGYSANLVRQERIKGELGLEQSLQIKVQHEPFAVYLRFEAPRPGKEALYHSGRFDDHLLAHNGDWTRRLFPRLKVDPHGPIALAENRHPITEAGLAHLARKLLHFRKLDLDDPRAETILDREIDENGKLWYCSTHSHSSFTEDRPFAYVEIRYCPELLIPLHIVSYDWPQPGCDDGELQLAERYHYENVNFDITFSELDFDPTNPDYGFQRY
- a CDS encoding DUF1499 domain-containing protein, translated to MALLDGLTKNQAELRPGDSDDDLRPLALSLAPVHAVTWAQRIIAGWPRWKIEAVYEDRAMIHATHTTRVFRFVDDVHIIFEPDSRGSLLMARSQSRIGKGDLGQNARNLRALVRGLQNEDQIRRARLADGVKINT